The DNA window GGTTCAGGGTAACCAATTTGGCATAAGAGGCGGGGAGTAAATCTTTGGGCATTTGCGAGGTGGTTAAATATAGAAACGGAAAAACCAGCACAAACATTGATTGCACTAACCTTGGGTTACCGGTTCTAAGGGCAATTACCATACTAATACAAGACCAGCCCATGGCAAAGATAATCATCATGGCAAAAATGGCTAAAATACCCAAGAATCCGGTGCTTGGCGTTACCCCAATCGCCAAAAGTAAGATTAAGACAATCAAGCCCTGAATAATCGCCTGTACTGCCACTTCTGTCAGCTTTGATAGAATAATGGCAAGGTGATTGATGGGCATAATGGTCAATTTTTTGAAATATCCGGACGAAATATCCACTACCAATTCGATGCCGGCGTTTCCGGCGGAAAAGAAGATGGCGGTAAACAACGCTACCGGCGCAATGAATTTTAGATATGAATCAGACGGGAATCCGGGGATAAGCGATACCGATTTGAACGCAGCCGAGTTTACGGCAAAGAAAAATACCGGTATAAATAGCGACGGAATTAACGCCAGTAGGGGACGCCAGATTTGTTTGATGTTGCGGATTGATAAATAATACCAATCGGATAGAAAATAATTCATGATCTTGCCCTCGAATACGGATCAACCGCTTTTGTATTCACTTCTTCATCTAAAAATGTTTTGCCAGTGGTGGCTAGAAATACCTCTTCCAGAGATTTGGTTTTATGCTTGGATAATAATTCGGGGATAGTGCCCTCGGTTACGATGTGCCCGCTGTCCATAATGGCTACCCGTTCACACAACTCCTCGGCTTCTTCCATAAAGTGAGTGGTTAAAAAGATGGTCATACCGGCTTTATTTAGATTGCGCAGGTGTTGCCAGATTAACTGCCGAGCGTGCGGGTCTAACCCAACTGTTGGTTCGTCAAGAAACAGCACTTTTGGCTTGTGTAGCAAAGCTAACGCTAAGTCAAATCTGCGGCGCATTCCGCCAGAGTAGGTGGCGGTGTATTTGTCAGCCACTTTTTCTAACTCAACCAGCTTTAGTAGCTCCTTAATCTGTTTATTTATCTCGGCAGGCGGGAGGTGATAAAGCCGTCCGTGTAGTTGCAGCATTTCCCGTGCAGTAGCGGTTTCATCTAACCCAACTTCTTGCATTGCAAAACCAACTAATTTATAAATCTCTTTTTCGTTTTCGGATACTTCTAGATTATCTATTTTGACCGATCCGCTGGTTTTTTTAACCAGATTGACCAGCATATTGATGGTAGTGGTTTTCCCAGCCCCGTTTGGACCCAGAAAACCAAAAAACTCTCCTTCTCTGACTTCAAACGAAATGTTGTCCACTGCGTTTTTGTCGGATTTGGGGTAGTGTTTGACCAGATTTTTAACTTCGATTATGTTTGCCAATTTAATCCCTTCTTTAATTTATTCTAAGCATAGATTAATGTGGGTTACAGTAGCGTTTGGCTATTGTACCAATCCCGGTCAAGATGGTCAAGTAGGTTTGACACGTGAATTAAGAAACCTATTAAGTGAGCTAATGTTTCACTCTTGTCATCTCGACTCCTCGAGCTTTGTCTCGAGGGTGGAGAGATCTCAAGAAAGACTGGAAAAGATTCTTTCTCAGATTTCTCCAACGCAGTCGATTTGACAATCTCCTCGGGTCGAAATGACAATAGAAGTCTTTGGACTCACGTGCGGTAACTGGTCATATTTGCTATAATCAATTTGAACAAGGAGCTAGTTTGATTAATTTGACGATGTATTCCGATGGGGGATCGCGCGGTAACCCCGGGCCGGCGGCGTGTGGCGTGGTAATTTTTGGCCAAAATCAAGATGAATTGCATCGCATTGCAAAAACTATTGGCGTCACTACCAATAATCAGGCCGAATATCAGGCATTGGTAATGGGCTTGGAATGGGCGCTGTCTGAGTATGGCCAGGCAGAGGTGTTATGTCGGCTTGATTCCGAATTGGTAGTTAAGCAGCTTAAAGGTGAATATAAGATGAAAAATGCCGAGCTAAGGCCATGGTATGACAAAATCATACTATTACAAGCACAACTTGGCGGAAAAATTACATTTCAACATGTTCCGCGCGAGCAAAATAAAATTGCAGATAAATTAGTTAACCAAGCATTAGATGGACAAATCTAACCAAAAAATTTTAGTTAAAG is part of the Patescibacteria group bacterium genome and encodes:
- a CDS encoding ABC transporter permease; translation: MNYFLSDWYYLSIRNIKQIWRPLLALIPSLFIPVFFFAVNSAAFKSVSLIPGFPSDSYLKFIAPVALFTAIFFSAGNAGIELVVDISSGYFKKLTIMPINHLAIILSKLTEVAVQAIIQGLIVLILLLAIGVTPSTGFLGILAIFAMMIIFAMGWSCISMVIALRTGNPRLVQSMFVLVFPFLYLTTSQMPKDLLPASYAKLVTLNPVTYVIEGVRGLFIRGWGDPSIWQGFAVAGIFFVIMIFLTLGSFKKTLK
- a CDS encoding ABC transporter ATP-binding protein is translated as MANIIEVKNLVKHYPKSDKNAVDNISFEVREGEFFGFLGPNGAGKTTTINMLVNLVKKTSGSVKIDNLEVSENEKEIYKLVGFAMQEVGLDETATAREMLQLHGRLYHLPPAEINKQIKELLKLVELEKVADKYTATYSGGMRRRFDLALALLHKPKVLFLDEPTVGLDPHARQLIWQHLRNLNKAGMTIFLTTHFMEEAEELCERVAIMDSGHIVTEGTIPELLSKHKTKSLEEVFLATTGKTFLDEEVNTKAVDPYSRARS
- a CDS encoding ribonuclease HI family protein, whose product is MINLTMYSDGGSRGNPGPAACGVVIFGQNQDELHRIAKTIGVTTNNQAEYQALVMGLEWALSEYGQAEVLCRLDSELVVKQLKGEYKMKNAELRPWYDKIILLQAQLGGKITFQHVPREQNKIADKLVNQALDGQI